One window from the genome of Actinomycetota bacterium encodes:
- the gltX gene encoding glutamate--tRNA ligase, with protein sequence MPESIPSVRVRFAPAPSGSIHVGNARTALFNWLFAHHNGGVLVLRVEDTDRSRVDEASYRAVLEDLRWLGLTWDEGPEVGGPFAPYRQSERLANYREAAERLEEAGRAYRCYCTEEELATRRAEAKAAGRRPGYDGRCFRLTDDEKAAFEAEGRTFVLRFHVPDEGSTSFHDLVTGDVTVEHAQIDDFVLVRKDGFPLYNLAAPVDDGLMGMTHVIRGLDLQPSTPRQILLHTALGNPLPAFGHLPLIHGGDGQPLSKRHGEVSIGWYREHGFLPEAMVNYLALLGWSPRDGSTILAREAIVEQFRIDDVVASPARFDLDKLTWMNGEYVRALDPADLAARLAPFLARAGLVGETPTPGEAALIAAVVPLVQTRIERLDAAAPLVAGIFRDVEIDPAAAAKGLAEPFVPALLDGAIGALEALPAWDREGIEAALRGVQTELELKPRKAFVPFYVAVLGSTVGAPVFDSMALIGRERVLDRLRTARAGLE encoded by the coding sequence ATGCCTGAAAGCATCCCGTCCGTCCGCGTCCGCTTCGCCCCCGCCCCCAGCGGGTCGATCCACGTGGGCAACGCCCGCACCGCCCTCTTCAACTGGCTGTTCGCCCACCACAACGGGGGCGTGCTGGTGCTGCGGGTGGAGGACACCGACCGCAGCCGGGTGGACGAGGCGTCCTACCGGGCGGTGCTGGAGGACCTGCGCTGGCTGGGCCTCACCTGGGACGAAGGGCCGGAGGTGGGCGGGCCGTTCGCCCCGTACCGCCAGTCGGAGCGCCTGGCGAACTACCGGGAGGCGGCAGAGCGCCTGGAGGAGGCGGGCCGGGCGTACCGCTGCTACTGCACCGAGGAAGAGCTGGCGACCCGGCGGGCGGAGGCCAAGGCGGCCGGCCGGCGGCCGGGCTACGACGGGCGCTGCTTCCGGCTGACCGACGACGAGAAGGCCGCCTTCGAGGCCGAGGGCCGGACGTTCGTCCTGCGCTTCCACGTGCCCGACGAGGGGTCGACCTCGTTCCACGACCTGGTGACGGGCGACGTCACCGTGGAGCACGCCCAGATCGACGACTTCGTGCTCGTGCGCAAGGACGGCTTCCCGCTCTACAACCTGGCAGCACCGGTGGACGACGGCCTCATGGGGATGACGCACGTGATCCGCGGACTGGACCTGCAGCCCTCCACCCCCCGCCAGATCCTCCTGCACACCGCCCTGGGCAACCCCTTGCCCGCCTTCGGCCACCTGCCGCTGATCCACGGGGGCGATGGCCAGCCCCTCTCCAAGCGCCACGGGGAGGTCTCCATCGGCTGGTACCGGGAGCACGGCTTCCTGCCCGAGGCGATGGTGAACTACCTGGCCCTGCTGGGGTGGAGCCCCCGGGACGGCAGCACCATCCTGGCCCGGGAGGCCATCGTCGAGCAGTTCCGCATCGACGACGTCGTCGCCTCGCCCGCCCGCTTCGACCTCGACAAGCTGACCTGGATGAACGGCGAGTACGTCCGGGCCCTGGACCCGGCCGACCTCGCTGCCCGGCTGGCCCCCTTCCTGGCCCGGGCGGGCCTGGTGGGGGAGACGCCCACCCCCGGGGAGGCGGCGCTCATCGCCGCCGTGGTGCCCCTGGTACAGACCCGCATCGAGCGCCTCGATGCCGCCGCCCCCCTGGTGGCCGGCATCTTCCGGGACGTCGAGATCGATCCGGCGGCGGCCGCCAAGGGGTTGGCGGAGCCCTTCGTGCCGGCATTGCTGGACGGCGCCATCGGCGCGCTGGAGGCCCTGCCGGCGTGGGACCGGGAGGGCATCGAAGCGGCCCTCCGGGGCGTGCAGACCGAGTTGGAGCTCAAGCCCCGCAAGGCATTCGTCCCCTTCTACGTCGCCGTGCTGGGCTCGACGGTCGGGGCGCCGGTGTTCGACTCCATGGCGCTCATCGGCCGGGAGCGGGTGCTCGACCGGCTGCGCACAGCCCGGGCCGGGCTGGAATAA
- the serA gene encoding phosphoglycerate dehydrogenase, with translation MMRVLVSESLSEEGLEKLRTEVEVDDRALSREELLAAIGDYDALIVRSATKVDQELLEAGSRLKVVGRAGVGLDNIDVPAATKLGILVVNAPTSNVLSAAEHTLALLLALARHIPAADASLRAGKWERSKFTGVELEGKTLGILGLGRIGTLVAQRAAGFGMRLLGYDPYVAPQRAAELGITLAGSVAEVCQEADFLTVHLPKTAETKAIIGTPEFELMKPTAMVINVARGGIVDEAALVAALSSGRIAGAAVDVYEKEPPGEHALFGVASAVVTPHLGASTEEAQTRAGTAIAEQILLALRGDLAPYAVNIAAGGELAEVIRRGLPLADRLGRLLAGLAASGVTTIRFEYRGAITEHDCRILTLAGLKGFFTTVVHEPVTYVNAMPLAQDRGIEVQEVKSSQSSDYVNLVTVTAASAAGDVTVAGTLFGKHDEEHIVQVYDYPIDLAPERYLCVLRYADRPGVIGRVGTVLGEAGVNIASIKVSRDTIGGVALMGLTVDSPIPAEVAPRIAEAAEASEIRFIDFGG, from the coding sequence ATGATGCGGGTCCTCGTCTCGGAATCGCTCTCCGAGGAGGGCCTGGAGAAGCTGCGGACGGAAGTCGAGGTCGATGACCGCGCCCTCAGCCGGGAGGAGCTCCTGGCGGCGATCGGTGACTACGACGCCCTCATCGTGCGCTCCGCCACCAAGGTGGACCAGGAGCTCCTCGAGGCCGGCAGCCGCCTGAAGGTCGTGGGGCGGGCCGGCGTCGGGCTGGACAACATCGATGTCCCCGCCGCCACCAAGCTGGGCATCCTGGTGGTCAACGCCCCCACCTCCAACGTCCTGTCGGCGGCGGAGCACACCCTCGCGCTGCTGCTGGCGCTCGCCCGCCACATCCCGGCGGCCGATGCGTCGCTGCGGGCAGGGAAGTGGGAGCGCTCGAAGTTCACCGGGGTGGAGCTGGAGGGCAAGACCCTCGGGATTCTCGGGCTGGGGCGCATCGGCACGCTGGTCGCCCAGCGGGCTGCCGGCTTCGGCATGCGCCTCCTCGGCTACGACCCCTACGTGGCCCCTCAGCGGGCCGCCGAGCTGGGCATCACCCTGGCGGGCAGCGTGGCCGAGGTGTGCCAGGAGGCCGACTTCCTCACCGTGCACCTGCCCAAGACCGCCGAGACCAAGGCCATCATCGGGACGCCCGAGTTCGAGCTCATGAAGCCCACCGCCATGGTGATCAACGTCGCCCGGGGCGGGATCGTGGATGAGGCCGCCCTGGTGGCGGCGCTGTCCTCCGGGCGGATCGCGGGTGCGGCGGTGGACGTGTACGAGAAGGAGCCGCCCGGCGAGCATGCCTTGTTCGGGGTGGCGTCGGCGGTCGTGACCCCCCACCTGGGCGCCTCCACCGAGGAGGCCCAGACCCGGGCGGGCACCGCCATCGCCGAGCAGATCCTCCTGGCCCTGCGGGGCGACCTGGCCCCGTACGCGGTCAACATCGCTGCCGGCGGCGAGCTGGCCGAAGTCATCCGCCGCGGGCTGCCGCTGGCCGACCGGCTGGGCCGGCTGCTGGCAGGCCTGGCCGCCTCCGGAGTGACGACGATCCGCTTCGAGTACCGCGGTGCGATCACCGAGCACGACTGCCGCATCCTGACCCTGGCCGGGCTGAAGGGGTTCTTCACCACCGTCGTGCACGAGCCGGTGACCTATGTCAATGCCATGCCGCTGGCCCAGGACCGGGGGATCGAGGTCCAGGAGGTGAAGTCCTCGCAGAGCTCCGACTACGTCAACCTGGTGACCGTGACCGCGGCGTCGGCGGCGGGCGACGTGACCGTGGCCGGGACGCTGTTCGGCAAGCACGACGAGGAGCACATCGTCCAGGTCTACGACTACCCGATCGACCTGGCGCCCGAGCGCTACCTGTGCGTGCTGCGCTACGCCGACCGGCCGGGCGTCATCGGCCGTGTGGGCACCGTGCTGGGCGAAGCGGGCGTCAACATCGCCAGCATCAAGGTGTCCCGGGACACCATCGGCGGCGTGGCCCTGATGGGCCTGACCGTCGACTCCCCGATCCCGGCGGAGGTGGCACCCCGCATCGCCGAGGCAGCCGAGGCGAGCGAGATCCGCTTCATCGATTTCGGCGGGTAG
- a CDS encoding dihydrofolate reductase family protein has translation MSLVRVHNFSVSLDGFGAGEGQTREAPFGHAGGRLVEWFFATRSFHRMNDDPGGETGADDAFASNWGPGIGAEIMGRNKFGPQRGPWEDDNWKGWWGDNPVFHTPVFVLTHHPRPSIEMEGGTTFHFFDGSPEEALAAAREAAGGLDVRIGGGPGTVRQFLAADLIDHLHIVVVPIVLGRGERLWDGLEGLEQRFKVDAVSTPSGVTHLTFTRP, from the coding sequence ATGTCACTGGTGCGGGTGCACAACTTCTCGGTCTCCCTCGATGGCTTCGGCGCTGGGGAGGGCCAGACCCGCGAGGCTCCGTTCGGCCATGCCGGCGGGCGCCTTGTCGAGTGGTTCTTCGCCACCCGCTCCTTCCACCGGATGAACGACGACCCCGGTGGCGAGACCGGCGCCGACGACGCCTTCGCCAGCAACTGGGGCCCGGGCATCGGCGCCGAGATCATGGGCCGCAACAAGTTCGGCCCCCAGCGGGGCCCCTGGGAGGACGACAACTGGAAGGGCTGGTGGGGCGACAACCCGGTCTTCCACACGCCGGTGTTCGTGCTCACGCATCACCCCCGGCCGTCCATCGAGATGGAGGGCGGGACGACCTTCCACTTCTTCGACGGGTCGCCCGAGGAAGCCTTGGCTGCCGCCCGGGAGGCGGCCGGCGGCCTGGACGTGCGGATCGGCGGCGGGCCGGGCACCGTACGGCAGTTCCTCGCCGCCGACCTCATCGACCACCTGCACATCGTGGTCGTGCCCATCGTCCTCGGGCGGGGTGAGCGCCTGTGGGACGGCCTGGAGGGCCTGGAGCAGCGGTTCAAGGTCGATGCCGTCAGCACGCCGAGCGGGGTGACGCACCTCACCTTCACCCGGCCCTGA
- the gatB gene encoding Asp-tRNA(Asn)/Glu-tRNA(Gln) amidotransferase subunit GatB encodes MNELLTTIGLEIHVELATRTKMFCGCPVAFGGDPNTRVCHVCLGHPGALPVPNGQAVANAAKIGMALGSSIARHSIFHRKNYFYPDMPKNYQISQYDIPLCLGGSIDVGGARIGITRVHLEEDTGKSLHVGGGGRIHGADHSLEDFNRAGTPLVEIVSEPDMTSADQARAFATELRAIIECLDVSDIRMEEGSMRFDANISVAPPGERGAKVEVKNLNSLRSLHRALAYEEVRQREVLSAGGTIDQSTRHWDERVGVTRPLRTKEHAFDYRYFPEPDLVAIEPGEQWLADIEGQIPELPAARRSRFVADYGLPEYDAGVLVGSRPLAGFFEEAVRAASAAEAKTVANWLANDLLGRLAERSEGIEQTAVTPVHLAALVDLVAAGTISGAQGKEVLSAMVATGADPATIVEEKGLRQVSGRDELAAVVTQVLEANAEVAGRVRTGDHKPLGFLVGQVMKVTKGQANPSVVQALLREMLSP; translated from the coding sequence ATGAACGAGCTCCTGACCACCATCGGCCTCGAGATCCACGTCGAGCTGGCGACCAGGACCAAGATGTTCTGCGGGTGCCCGGTGGCCTTCGGCGGCGACCCCAACACCCGGGTGTGCCATGTCTGCCTCGGCCACCCCGGAGCGCTGCCGGTGCCGAACGGCCAGGCGGTGGCCAACGCCGCCAAGATCGGGATGGCGCTGGGTTCCAGCATCGCCCGGCACTCGATCTTCCACCGGAAGAACTACTTCTATCCCGACATGCCGAAGAACTACCAGATCTCGCAGTACGACATTCCCCTGTGCCTGGGCGGCTCCATCGACGTCGGCGGAGCCCGGATCGGCATCACCCGGGTCCACCTGGAGGAGGACACCGGCAAGAGCCTGCACGTGGGCGGCGGGGGCCGCATCCACGGCGCCGACCACTCGCTGGAGGACTTCAACCGGGCGGGCACGCCGCTGGTGGAGATTGTGAGCGAGCCCGACATGACCTCGGCCGACCAGGCCCGTGCCTTCGCCACCGAGCTGCGGGCGATCATCGAGTGCCTGGACGTCTCCGACATCCGGATGGAGGAGGGGTCGATGCGCTTCGACGCCAACATCTCGGTGGCGCCGCCGGGGGAGCGGGGCGCCAAGGTGGAGGTGAAGAACCTCAATTCGCTGCGCTCGCTGCACCGGGCCCTCGCCTACGAGGAGGTGCGCCAGCGGGAGGTACTGTCCGCCGGCGGCACCATCGATCAGTCCACCCGGCACTGGGACGAGCGGGTGGGGGTCACGCGGCCCTTGCGTACCAAGGAGCACGCCTTCGACTACCGCTACTTCCCCGAGCCCGACCTGGTGGCCATCGAGCCGGGCGAGCAGTGGCTCGCCGACATCGAGGGCCAGATCCCGGAGCTCCCCGCCGCCCGGCGGAGCCGGTTCGTGGCCGACTACGGGCTGCCGGAGTACGACGCCGGGGTCCTGGTCGGGAGCCGGCCGCTGGCGGGCTTCTTCGAGGAGGCGGTGCGGGCGGCATCGGCCGCCGAGGCCAAGACGGTGGCCAACTGGCTGGCCAACGACCTGCTCGGGCGCCTGGCGGAACGCAGCGAAGGCATCGAGCAGACCGCGGTCACACCCGTCCATCTGGCCGCACTGGTGGACCTGGTGGCCGCCGGGACGATCTCGGGCGCCCAGGGCAAAGAAGTGTTGAGCGCCATGGTGGCCACCGGCGCGGACCCGGCCACGATCGTGGAGGAGAAGGGCCTGCGCCAGGTCTCCGGGCGCGACGAGCTGGCGGCGGTGGTCACCCAGGTGCTGGAGGCCAATGCCGAGGTGGCCGGGCGGGTGCGCACCGGCGACCACAAGCCCCTCGGCTTCCTGGTTGGGCAGGTTATGAAAGTGACGAAGGGACAGGCGAATCCCAGCGTGGTCCAAGCGCTCTTGCGGGAAATGCTCTCGCCCTAG
- a CDS encoding branched-chain amino acid transaminase, giving the protein MPITPAKFIWMDGTLVPWDEAKVHVLTHSLHYGSGVFEGIRAYETKRGSAVFRLTDHIERLYKSSKIHNIDVPFRPEELVEAVKDTIRSNELTTCYIRPLVFRGYGEMGLNYIGCSVNVSIAVWPWGAYLGEEGFTRGVRMKVSSWRRYDHNVLPPAAKATGQYINSSLAKVEAIKAGYDEAIMLNKEGYVADASGENVFIVRDGTLVTPPLSDCPLAGITRDSIRTIAADLSVPIAEDHLARTDLYTADEAFLTGTAAELVPIRSVDDRELGDPGPITRKLSEVFWSAVKGDMDRYSVWNEYVG; this is encoded by the coding sequence ATGCCGATCACCCCCGCGAAGTTCATCTGGATGGACGGCACCCTCGTGCCGTGGGACGAGGCCAAGGTGCACGTGCTCACCCACTCGCTCCACTACGGCTCCGGCGTATTCGAGGGCATCCGTGCCTATGAAACCAAGCGGGGCTCGGCCGTCTTCCGGCTGACCGACCACATCGAGCGGCTCTACAAGTCCTCCAAGATCCACAACATCGATGTGCCCTTCCGGCCCGAGGAGCTGGTGGAGGCGGTCAAGGACACCATCCGCTCCAACGAGCTGACCACCTGCTACATCCGCCCCCTGGTCTTCCGGGGCTACGGCGAGATGGGGCTCAACTACATCGGCTGCTCGGTCAACGTGTCGATCGCCGTGTGGCCCTGGGGCGCCTACCTGGGCGAGGAGGGCTTCACCCGGGGCGTGCGCATGAAGGTCTCGTCCTGGCGGCGCTACGACCACAACGTGCTGCCCCCGGCCGCCAAGGCCACCGGCCAGTACATCAACTCCAGCCTGGCCAAGGTGGAGGCCATCAAGGCGGGCTACGACGAGGCCATCATGCTGAACAAGGAGGGCTACGTCGCCGATGCCAGCGGCGAGAACGTGTTCATCGTGCGGGACGGCACCCTGGTCACCCCGCCGCTGTCCGACTGCCCGCTGGCCGGGATCACGCGGGACTCCATCCGCACCATCGCCGCCGACCTGTCCGTGCCCATCGCCGAGGACCACCTGGCCCGGACCGACCTGTACACCGCCGACGAGGCCTTCCTCACCGGGACCGCCGCCGAGCTGGTGCCGATCCGCTCGGTGGATGACCGGGAGCTGGGCGACCCGGGCCCGATCACCCGCAAGCTCTCGGAGGTCTTCTGGTCGGCGGTCAAGGGGGACATGGACCGCTACAGCGTCTGGAACGAGTACGTCGGTTAG
- a CDS encoding alanine--glyoxylate aminotransferase family protein produces the protein MPPEVLIAQSEPLVYHRGPGYGALLSEVMAGLKWQAAATGDIAVFSSSGTGGMEGSVANIVSAGDKVLVVSVGYFGERYKTICERFGLDVTFIGYNWGQVARAEDVAKALDADPDIKAVFIQHSETSTGVCNDIEPVCEVVRARDRLMVVDAISSVGAIELETDAWGIDVCVGGSQKALGATPGIAFNIVSERAWEAHRNSNAPRFYFDWTAYKAAADRKDAESPWTPAISVLQGLNAAIKMARDVGLENIFDRHRLVARMVKAGVRGLELPLFGESLERSLIVTAVKVPDGLSDEAIVAKLRSRFGIVTGPGQGPLKGKIFRIGHLGWVEPLDVLRFFGALEVVLSELGYPLKLGAGVAGAQEVLLQP, from the coding sequence GTGCCACCGGAGGTCCTGATCGCCCAGTCGGAGCCACTCGTCTACCACCGGGGGCCGGGCTACGGCGCCCTGCTGTCCGAGGTGATGGCCGGCCTCAAGTGGCAGGCGGCGGCCACAGGCGACATCGCCGTCTTCAGCTCCTCGGGTACCGGGGGGATGGAGGGTTCGGTCGCCAACATCGTCTCCGCCGGCGACAAGGTGCTGGTGGTGTCGGTCGGCTACTTCGGTGAGCGCTACAAGACCATCTGCGAGCGCTTCGGCCTCGACGTCACCTTCATCGGCTACAACTGGGGTCAGGTCGCCCGGGCCGAGGATGTCGCCAAGGCACTGGACGCCGACCCGGACATCAAAGCGGTCTTCATCCAGCACTCGGAGACCTCCACCGGTGTCTGCAACGACATCGAGCCGGTGTGCGAAGTCGTGCGGGCCCGGGACCGGCTCATGGTCGTCGATGCCATCTCCAGTGTCGGGGCCATCGAGCTGGAGACCGACGCCTGGGGCATCGACGTCTGCGTCGGCGGGTCCCAGAAGGCGCTGGGGGCCACTCCGGGCATCGCCTTCAACATCGTCTCGGAGCGGGCCTGGGAGGCGCACCGCAACTCCAACGCCCCCCGCTTCTACTTCGACTGGACCGCCTACAAGGCCGCCGCCGACCGCAAGGATGCCGAAAGCCCCTGGACGCCGGCGATCTCGGTCCTGCAGGGCCTGAACGCCGCCATCAAGATGGCGCGCGACGTCGGTCTGGAGAACATCTTCGACCGCCACCGCCTGGTGGCCCGCATGGTGAAGGCGGGCGTGCGGGGCCTCGAGCTGCCGCTGTTCGGCGAGTCGCTCGAGCGCTCGCTCATCGTCACCGCGGTCAAGGTGCCCGACGGCCTCAGCGATGAGGCGATCGTGGCCAAGCTGCGCTCCCGCTTCGGCATCGTCACCGGGCCGGGCCAGGGGCCGCTCAAGGGCAAGATCTTCCGCATCGGCCACCTCGGTTGGGTGGAGCCCCTCGACGTGCTGCGCTTCTTCGGGGCGCTGGAGGTCGTGCTGTCGGAGCTCGGGTACCCGCTGAAGCTGGGCGCCGGGGTGGCCGGGGCCCAGGAGGTGCTCCTCCAGCCATGA
- a CDS encoding helix-turn-helix domain-containing protein, which yields MRAARGTVVRDEYLRAGDVARLLHVSPKTVARWATEGKLPYVRTLGGHRRFSGPQIQELVDRLAVTATTEIPNF from the coding sequence ATGAGGGCCGCACGGGGAACAGTGGTGCGGGACGAATACCTGAGGGCCGGTGACGTCGCCCGGCTGCTGCACGTCTCGCCCAAGACCGTTGCCCGCTGGGCCACGGAAGGCAAGCTGCCGTACGTCCGGACCCTGGGGGGGCACCGGCGCTTCTCCGGCCCCCAGATCCAGGAGCTGGTGGACCGGCTGGCCGTCACGGCGACGACGGAGATCCCGAACTTCTAG